The following nucleotide sequence is from Apium graveolens cultivar Ventura chromosome 4, ASM990537v1, whole genome shotgun sequence.
ATGACCAAACCAATCAAGCTGGAACAGTATGTGAAACTCAGGAATTTGCTCGGAGTTCAAAGATTGGAAGGTTAAACTGATGCTGGTGAGCTTTTCAGTTTAAGGGGAGGAATTTGTTGGATTTGAATAAGTCAATAAATAGCCATGCTTAGTCATGCTTGTTTTTAGGAGATGACCTAGTCGTTTTGTTAGAGTTTCTGTTAGAGGTAGTGTCTGTTTTTATTCCTTATTTTTCTAGTTTATTGTTACTGAACGTTGTAAGGCTGTTATATAGCTGTAACTTGTTTCTTTGATTGAATAATACTGAAAACAGCAATTCTATTTGCTTTCAAGGTTTCTCACATGTTTGCATCCTCCAATCTTTGTTCTTTCATAACTCTTCAATCAATATCACATGGAACTGTAAGAGATTATGACAAATTGAAGCTCTAAATATTTCAAACAATAAATATCTTAGCACGAGATGAATTGAACCAAATCACATCACAACGTTAATATTGCCCATTCAAGAAATTCAATCCAATTACGAATTGATACATATGAATATCGGAAATTATTGATGATCGATTATGTCTTCCAAAGATATAAGAGCATTCACAATGTCATCCCTATCCTCGTCCCGAAAACTAACTATAAATAGTAAGTTCTTAAAAATTTTCTCATATTTATTTTACCTTTAAAAAATTTGCTACATCTCAATCCCCATCCTCATCTCTATATTCTTCTTTATTAATTCTTTATTCCACCTCTTTTCGCAACTTTAACTACtaactattattttattatttcttaCTTTAAATCTACACTTAAACTTGTTTAAAATATAAAATGGGGAATGAAACACAAGTCCCCAAATACGAGGACTCAAATATTTGTCGCTAAATTTTTTCTTAAAATGGGGAATCGGATATAAAATGATATTTAAGCTAAATTTCATAAATTTCCTAAATTATGGGAATTGGGGATAGATGGGGAATGAGATGTGAATGCCCTGAGGAGTTGTAATCTATTCTTGATACTCCCTCCGTTCCATTTACGTCACCAATCAGATTTTCACATTTTATTCAATTATATTAAATGAAATTGATAGTTACCAAAATAGTTGTATTACTTTTCAAAAAAATTAACATAATTAACACTTAAATTATCTTATCAACAGCAATTTGGGACAACAGTTCTGGGAAAAATAGGAAATGTGGTAACAATGAAAGGGACGGTGGGAGTATAAGATAccaatttataaatatttttttattaaatctGCGATAAAACATAAAGAACGTGTGAGATAGGAAACAAATGGAGGGGTTTAGGCGTTTCCGCGTCAAATCTCGCTATTCCTCTAAAAAAACAACGTCAACCATATCTTTCAGGGCTGCCAAGTTTATACGGTAACAATATGCACCAAACAATATAAAGATAGGGTTATGGCGCTACATTGATTACATTCCAAGACAAGCACCATTATATTTAGTTCTACGTACTTCAGTTTTCATCACTTTGGTTTTTACAGTTAAAGTTTGTCTAAAAGCAGCGAAATAGGGTATAATTAGTTGGTTTGATTCGCGATTCGGGGCAGAAAAATGGATACAATCAAATCGTTTAAGGGTTATGGCAAAGTAGATCCGGCGGAAGAAGCAGCATTCCGTAAGAAAACACGCAAGCGTCTCATCATTCTCCTCGTCTCCGTCCTTGTCCTTGTTGTTATAATTGTCGGTGCCGCCGCGGGTACTATACTTCATAACAATAATAACAGCAAATCGTCCTCTAAACCTCCATCTTCTGCTACTAGTTCCGCTGCGGCGCTCAAGGCCGTGTGCAAAGTAACACAGTACCCTGATTCATGTTACTCCAGCATCTCTGCACTTAATCTCAAAAACACCACTGATCCGGAAGAGCTTTTCAGGATTTCTCTGCGCGTTGTTATGGATTCTATCCAATCTCTTTCGAGTACTTTGGCAGCTAAAAAGAATACTACTACTGCCAAAAAGGCACTTGAGGTTTGCCAAATTGTGTTGGACGATGCTTTGGATAGACTCAATGATACTCTTTCCTCTATGGAAGCAAGTGGAGAAGCAGGGCAGAAAAAGAATAAGATTTTGTCTCTAACGAAGCTCGATGATCTGAAAACTTGGCTGAGCACTACAATCACAGATCAGGAGACGTGCGTAGATGCTCTTGGCGAATTAAATGCCACTGCCTTGATAGGAGATTCCATGAACAAACCAGCTCAGCATGCCAGCAATAGTTTGAGCATTGTTGCCAAGATCCTTGGAGTACTTGCCAAATTCGACGTTCCAGGTAACCGGAGATTGTTGGGAATAGGCCACACTGCAGGACATGGATTTCCAGAATGGGTGTCTTCAGGTGACAGAAGGCTGCTACAAGAGGCTAATCCAACGCCAGATGTGACGGTGGCCAAGGACGGAACTGGGGATTGTACCACAATTGGGGAGGCTGTGGGGAAGATTCCAAAGAAAGGTATCAATAGATTTGTTATTTATGTGAAAGCAGGGGAGTACATGGAGAATAACATTCTGGATAAATCTATGTGGAATGTTATGATTTATGGAGACGGCAAGGATAAGACCATTGTTTCTGGAAACTTGAATATTATCGACGGAACTCTCACTTTCTCCACTGCTACTTTCGGTAAGATTTTATGTTTCATAAGTTCTTAATTTTTCAATAAAATCTGCTTTAGCTTCCTCCTACATTGTTTTCTAGTTTAGTGGTTAATATATACTTGTGTGACCAGCTACTACTTGTAATTAGCTTATTAGCTTGTACAGTTTTCAGCTTAGCTAAAATATTGGTTGAATGAACATGATTTAGTAGTATAAATTATACAATTTCATTATTCAATCGTGTATTAATCTATAGTATTAGTCTATAGTACGGTTAGTAATCGATTCTGATTTATACGTGTGTAGCTGCCGTTGGAAAAGGATTCATGGCAAAAGACATGGCATTCAAGAACACGGCAGGAGCAGAGAAGCACCAGGCAGTAGCATTTAGATCAGGCTCAGATTTCTCGGTATTTTATCGCTGCAATTTCGACGCATTTCAAGACACTCTGTATGCACATTCCAACCGTCAATTCTACCGGGAATGTGATATCACCGGCACCATCGACTTCATGTTCGGAAATGCAGCAGTAGTATTCCAAAACTGCAATATCCAGCCTAGACAACCGCTGGCAAATCAATTCGTGACAATAACAGCTCAAGGTAGAAAAGATCCGAATCAAAACACTGGCATTTCCATACAAAAATGTACCATATCTGCATTGGGCGAGGTGAATGCCCCAGTGTATTTGGGCCGGCCCTGGAAAGACTTCTCCACTACTGTCATCATGCAGTCCAATATTGAGGCAATCGTGAAGCCATTGGGCTGGATCGAGTGGGTGAGTGGTGTTGAGCCTCCCAGCACTATTCTGTACGCCGAGTATGAAAACACTGGGCCTGGAGCGGCCCTTGAAGGCAGAGTTAAATGGGCTGGTTACAGGGTACCCTTTACTGCGGAACAGGCCTCTAAATTTAGCGTCGAGAGTTTCATACAAGGAAGCACGTGGCTGCCGGCAACTAATGTGGTTTTCGACTCCACTCTTTAAATTTAGGATGATTTGGTGGGTGGTTAAATTTTATTTGTTTATATTATGTAGTTTGCTTATTTTTTTACAATGAATAGAAGCACACATGGTAGGttgataatatatataaaaaaattggaATTCTCAAGTGCATCTGAATGAATTGCATAGGGATGGTCTCTACTTGTGGAGTTTTATTTTAATtgaaaatgagagagagagatatGTCTCATGGTTACGTtgtttaaattataattaaatggGACGTGAGTATTATTTTAAGACTGTCATGACATGAGTCATCCAGTACTAGATGTCAGATCCAtaacaatattttaaaataataaaataaaaaagacaGTATTTTTAGTACATGTGAAATCAAATAAATATTTGAGGAGGATAAACGGTCATATATGTTTAGTTTTGGACATAGTTTAAAGGTTAATtatgttagaaaatggaaagtttgaggcatattttatatatgttattgatatgatttccggaagtTAACACTTGGAGCTTGTTtcttgacatgaggacttaaactttcatatttggatctaaaaCATTTTTTTAATGAAATTCATGAATAAATTgtgacaaagttgcttgtttgaaatgggttatggggattttgtcacacattgatattgtaaaaaaaaaatattgagtttatatagcatcttgtgttagtgttgtttacgaCTACTAGCATAAatggaatgcttgtgtggcctagtgttagtgggaactcttatatttttcttttctattacaagtttaattatttatattgattatttaattattaatataaaatatattgagtaaggattattttaatcatactctgaatatattttataatattaatattaaataatctggatataatataaataataaggaaaactcattttgtttactttttctgttttgttacttggtgtatcacatcgagtaaaatagaagaagagtaacttgagatgcctatatattgagaggtacacttgagataaaaatgacacaagtctcagggcctacctcgcaaacatatatgagttgcataggttttttgggcaaactgaggtgcgagtcgccgttgatcattgttggttctgtggccagattgatctgttaTTGTTTTATCCTGcaagcgatattgctgcattccatcacagcttaagtggggggcaataatctcttcaagaacagtcaagtcctcttgaagggtttggcgactcagctgttgtgttcttcttcttatcagaatttggaaagcgataagagataagttttctttattttctttgtcaattacagtctttatagtttgttattgccttcgtattttatttcgttagttggttatttgtcatgttcttgttattatatatataattgcccattattgctgtgtagttagaattatacccaacaaatTATCCATGGCCAACAACACCGACCgcaatattatattataat
It contains:
- the LOC141717580 gene encoding pectinesterase 3-like; protein product: MDTIKSFKGYGKVDPAEEAAFRKKTRKRLIILLVSVLVLVVIIVGAAAGTILHNNNNSKSSSKPPSSATSSAAALKAVCKVTQYPDSCYSSISALNLKNTTDPEELFRISLRVVMDSIQSLSSTLAAKKNTTTAKKALEVCQIVLDDALDRLNDTLSSMEASGEAGQKKNKILSLTKLDDLKTWLSTTITDQETCVDALGELNATALIGDSMNKPAQHASNSLSIVAKILGVLAKFDVPGNRRLLGIGHTAGHGFPEWVSSGDRRLLQEANPTPDVTVAKDGTGDCTTIGEAVGKIPKKGINRFVIYVKAGEYMENNILDKSMWNVMIYGDGKDKTIVSGNLNIIDGTLTFSTATFAAVGKGFMAKDMAFKNTAGAEKHQAVAFRSGSDFSVFYRCNFDAFQDTLYAHSNRQFYRECDITGTIDFMFGNAAVVFQNCNIQPRQPLANQFVTITAQGRKDPNQNTGISIQKCTISALGEVNAPVYLGRPWKDFSTTVIMQSNIEAIVKPLGWIEWVSGVEPPSTILYAEYENTGPGAALEGRVKWAGYRVPFTAEQASKFSVESFIQGSTWLPATNVVFDSTL